One part of the Patescibacteria group bacterium genome encodes these proteins:
- the rpsS gene encoding 30S ribosomal protein S19 — protein MSRSLKKGPYVNPRIIKKIQNLKAGDKSVVKVWDRACTITPEMVGFTIGVHNGKTHVPVYVVENMVGHRLGEFAATKKFVTHGGKMAKAQAKGAK, from the coding sequence ATGTCCAGAAGTCTAAAAAAGGGACCATACGTTAATCCCAGGATTATAAAAAAGATTCAAAACCTAAAGGCTGGCGATAAGTCGGTAGTCAAGGTTTGGGATCGGGCTTGTACTATTACCCCGGAAATGGTTGGTTTTACCATCGGCGTCCATAACGGCAAGACCCATGTCCCGGTTTACGTAGTGGAAAACATGGTCGGCCATCGCTTAGGAGAATTTGCGGCCACCAAGAAATTTGTAACCCATGGCGGTAAGATGGCTAAGGCCCAAGCTAAAGGTGCTAAGTAA
- the rplB gene encoding 50S ribosomal protein L2: protein MGIKKVKANTPGRREATFDDFKDITSTQPLKSLLLIKKRQGGRNAQGKITVRHRGGGAKRFIRIVDFKRDKFNIPAVVKTIEYDPNRGARLALLAYADGEKRYIIAPVGLALGDKLMSSQDLIEIKTGNALPVKFIPAGVAINCLELEPGRGAKIARGAGNIVSVMGVEGKYAQVKMPSGEIRLIKKDCLCTVGQVSNPDRRHISLGKAGRSRRLGIRPTVRGTAMNPVDHPHGGGEGNQPIGLKAPKTKWGKLALGVKTRRKHSSDRLIIKRRGRKRK, encoded by the coding sequence ATGGGAATTAAAAAAGTAAAAGCTAATACTCCGGGTCGACGTGAAGCCACTTTTGACGATTTTAAGGATATTACCAGCACCCAGCCTTTGAAGAGCTTATTGCTCATCAAGAAAAGACAGGGCGGCCGTAATGCCCAAGGCAAGATAACTGTTAGACATCGTGGCGGAGGCGCAAAGCGCTTTATCCGGATCGTTGATTTCAAGCGCGATAAATTTAATATACCAGCCGTTGTTAAAACTATTGAGTATGATCCTAATCGTGGCGCTCGTTTAGCCCTGCTTGCTTATGCTGACGGCGAAAAGAGATATATCATCGCTCCAGTCGGCTTAGCTCTGGGAGATAAATTGATGAGTTCCCAGGACTTGATCGAAATCAAGACAGGTAACGCTTTGCCGGTTAAATTTATTCCCGCTGGCGTCGCTATCAATTGTTTGGAATTAGAACCGGGTCGAGGAGCCAAGATTGCTCGCGGAGCTGGCAATATTGTCAGCGTCATGGGCGTCGAAGGGAAATATGCCCAGGTTAAGATGCCTTCAGGAGAAATCAGGTTAATTAAAAAAGATTGTTTGTGCACTGTCGGCCAGGTTAGCAACCCGGATCGTCGCCATATCAGTTTAGGTAAGGCCGGCCGTAGCCGTCGTTTAGGCATCAGGCCGACTGTCCGCGGTACAGCCATGAATCCGGTTGATCATCCTCATGGCGGCGGTGAAGGCAACCAGCCGATCGGCTTGAAAGCTCCGAAGACCAAATGGGGCAAGCTCGCTTTAGGCGTTAAGACCAGACGCAAGCACTCTTCTGACCGCTTGATTATCAAGCGCCGTGGCCGTAAGCGTAAATAA
- the rplW gene encoding 50S ribosomal protein L23 produces the protein MLIKPLVTEKATNLSAQNQYVFMVAPRANKIEVAKAVASVYHVKPLGVNLVNVKGKQVTRGRVRGNRKDWKKAIVTLAAGQTIKMYEGV, from the coding sequence ATATTAATCAAGCCCTTGGTCACGGAGAAGGCAACCAATTTGAGCGCCCAGAACCAGTATGTCTTTATGGTGGCTCCAAGAGCTAATAAGATTGAAGTTGCCAAAGCGGTCGCTTCGGTTTATCACGTTAAACCCCTCGGCGTTAATCTGGTTAATGTCAAAGGCAAACAGGTGACTCGTGGCCGAGTGCGCGGTAATCGTAAGGATTGGAAAAAAGCCATTGTCACTTTAGCCGCCGGACAGACGATTAAGATGTACGAAGGCGTCTAA
- the rplD gene encoding 50S ribosomal protein L4 encodes MSLSANIYNQKAEVVGQIDLTDKVFGLKAQADLLHQAIVAQMSNERQVLAHTKDRSEVRGGGKKPWKQKGTGRARVGSSRSPIWIGGGVTFGPTKDRNFSKKINKKMRQKALYMALSDKLANQSLVIVDKLEMPEFKTKTFNQFLKAIESQVLKSDRRSVLLINGSKDEKVKFSGRNLADVKIINPENLNILDVLQYKNLLIGLEAVKVLNEQPKK; translated from the coding sequence ATGTCGCTAAGCGCTAATATCTATAATCAAAAAGCCGAGGTAGTCGGCCAGATCGATTTAACAGACAAGGTTTTTGGCCTTAAGGCCCAGGCCGATCTTTTGCATCAGGCGATTGTCGCCCAGATGTCTAATGAGCGCCAGGTTTTAGCTCACACCAAAGATCGCAGCGAAGTCCGGGGCGGCGGCAAGAAGCCTTGGAAACAGAAAGGAACCGGCCGAGCGCGCGTTGGTTCTAGCCGTTCTCCGATTTGGATTGGCGGCGGCGTTACCTTCGGTCCGACTAAAGATCGCAATTTTTCTAAAAAGATTAACAAGAAGATGCGCCAGAAAGCTCTTTATATGGCTCTATCTGATAAGCTAGCTAACCAGAGTTTGGTGATCGTTGATAAGTTGGAAATGCCAGAATTCAAGACTAAGACCTTTAATCAATTCTTGAAAGCCATCGAGAGCCAGGTCCTTAAATCAGATCGCCGCAGTGTCCTATTAATCAACGGCAGTAAGGATGAAAAAGTTAAATTTTCCGGCCGCAACCTGGCTGATGTGAAGATAATCAATCCCGAGAATTTAAATATCTTAGACGTTTTGCAGTATAAGAATCTATTAATCGGCCTTGAGGCTGTCAAAGTTCTCAACGAACAGCCAAAGAAATAG
- the rpsJ gene encoding 30S ribosomal protein S10 gives MSENKKEDKDFKQKIRIKIKAFDHKIIDQSTKTIIETAQRSDAVIFGPIPLPTEKKKYTVNRSTFVHKDARDQYEMRIHKRLVDIIDPSAKTIEDLTNLNLPAGVDLEIKMQ, from the coding sequence ATGTCGGAAAACAAGAAAGAAGACAAAGATTTTAAACAGAAAATCAGGATCAAGATCAAAGCTTTTGATCATAAGATCATTGATCAGTCTACCAAGACCATTATTGAAACTGCCCAAAGGAGCGATGCGGTTATTTTTGGACCGATTCCTTTGCCAACCGAGAAGAAGAAATACACGGTCAACCGTTCAACCTTCGTTCATAAGGATGCTCGTGATCAGTACGAGATGCGCATTCATAAGCGTTTGGTCGATATTATCGATCCTTCAGCTAAGACGATCGAAGATTTGACAAATCTGAACTTGCCAGCCGGTGTTGACTTAGAGATAAAAATGCAGTAA